A window of Chanos chanos chromosome 15, fChaCha1.1, whole genome shotgun sequence genomic DNA:
TGCAGCAGGAAGATTCTGCTGACAAAAGTTCGTATAAGGCCATTATACTGAGTTTACAGTCCAAAAACTACATAAGATATGTAGATTACAAATAGATAAAACCTCTGAAATATGCTCCTCTTAGTATACAAGAATAGACCGCCAGTGCTTCCAGCTGACAACACTTGACTACAGAGTGATTGATGAATTTAGTTGTCTGCGCatgcatgtttctgtttgctCAGAGATCTGAGCCGTGTCTCATCTCAGTCATGCttgaatttttaaatttctctttgtAACACTGCAGGTCACGCTTGTATTTGAATTTAATACTAAGGTGGCCAAAAAGAGTGGATCTACAAAACAAACGGAACCGGACAGGTCATGTGATTTGTCGACATCCGGTGTAAACATATCACAACTTCCAGAACAATGGAGGCTGTTGTAGGTGAGGTAGTGGCTCCGGAGGATCTCGAGGTAAAATCGTCGGTTTGTTGGTCTTTTCAGTGATATTTCCGACTGGGGCCTATCGTCTTGTTACTAGGGCAAAATAAATGTCATGATCTATACATAGTTAAATTCATATGTGTTTCTCTGCCAGTTGACACAGCTGTTTAGCATGCTAGCTAAATGTAGAGGAGCTGTCAAAGAGCGACGTAACAGCCTCGTCCCCCGTGTTGACATTTGGAAAAGGGACATTTCTTCTTTGCAGACGTAATTTACACTCCGGCAGTCAAGTCTGGAAGTTATGGATTAGATTAGGATATGTTTAATGTACCCTCGgcttgaaaagaaaacacacattaacaccgTAATACTTTAATTATCTGATTTTCAGAAATTCGAAAAGAAGTACAACGCAGAATTAGCCAAGGGCGGGGTGTCTAAAGACACCAAGTTTGAGTACGCCTGGTGTCTGATTCGAAGCAAGCACGCAGATGACATTAAGAAGGGAATCGTCCTCCTGGATGGTACGTGAAAATGAACTGGTTCCGTAAACACGTAGCAGATCGGTTTGTAGCTTTAATCGTTTGAAATGAACACAGACTGTATTATTTTACTATTGCCAGAACTTGTTCACAAGGGTACCAAGGATGATCAAAGGGACTATCTGTTCTACCTGGCTGTGGCAAACTATAAACTGAAGGTAGGAACCAttcttctgtcctcttttcatttcatatgtCTCTTTGATTCACATCTGttattctcactgtctttctctttgactcacctctcttattttcactgtctttctctttgactcacctctcttattctcactgtctttctctttgactcacctctcttattctcactgtctttgattcacctctcttattctcactgtctttctctttgactcacctctcttattttcactgtctttctctttgactcacctctcttattctcactgtctttctctttgactcacctctcttattctcactgtctttctctttgattcacctctcttattctcactgtctttctctttgactcacctctcttattctcactgtctttgattcacctctcttattctcactgtctttctctttgattcACCTCTcttattttcactgtctttctctttgactcacctctcttattctcactgtctttctctttgactcacctctcttattctcactgtctttctctttgattcacctctcttattctcactgtctttctcttcgaTTCACCTCTCTTATTCTCACTGTCTTTGATTCACCT
This region includes:
- the LOC115828469 gene encoding mitochondrial fission 1 protein-like, whose product is MEAVVGEVVAPEDLEKFEKKYNAELAKGGVSKDTKFEYAWCLIRSKHADDIKKGIVLLDELVHKGTKDDQRDYLFYLAVANYKLKDYERGLKYIRTLLKNEPSNSQALELEKLIDKAMKKDGLIGMAIVGGIGLGVAGLAGLIGLAVAKKAA